A single region of the Selenomonas sp. oral taxon 920 genome encodes:
- a CDS encoding FecCD family ABC transporter permease — protein sequence MKHVWSTRFFLCALGGALLFAVVLSMSSGQYDISMEAVIASFAHAAGLPILTDVVVTPEQEAVLWHIRLPRTLVGLMVGAGLGISGAVLQGIFSNPLADPGIIGVSSGASVGAVLAIGMGVAAGSVLSLPAFAFAGSMLAVSLTVSLSMRHGRIPVMTLLLSGVVVGMFLAACTAAILTVMNEQKMQQYLFWTIGGLDYRRWDHVLLGIGPIGFGASVMVLLARHLNLLAFGEVEARAAGMPVTAFRLFFLVLASLTTAAGVCISGNIGFVGLVVPHMMRLIVGPDHRRLLPASLLAGAVFLVLCDSVGRILLHGMEIRVGIMTAFIGTPYFLYLLRRHMKTGG from the coding sequence ATGAAGCACGTATGGAGCACACGATTTTTTCTGTGTGCGCTCGGCGGAGCACTTCTCTTTGCCGTTGTTCTCTCGATGAGTTCGGGGCAGTATGACATCTCTATGGAGGCCGTCATAGCTTCCTTTGCCCATGCGGCAGGACTGCCGATCCTCACCGATGTCGTCGTTACGCCGGAGCAGGAGGCCGTGCTCTGGCACATCCGCCTCCCGCGTACGCTTGTCGGGCTGATGGTCGGTGCGGGGCTTGGCATCTCCGGCGCTGTCCTTCAGGGGATATTCAGCAACCCGCTCGCGGACCCCGGCATCATTGGCGTATCGAGCGGCGCCTCGGTCGGCGCCGTGCTCGCCATTGGCATGGGGGTAGCGGCGGGAAGTGTACTCTCTCTTCCTGCCTTTGCGTTTGCAGGGTCGATGCTTGCGGTGAGCCTCACTGTGTCCCTGTCGATGCGGCACGGCCGCATTCCCGTCATGACGCTTCTCCTCTCGGGTGTTGTCGTGGGGATGTTCCTCGCGGCGTGCACCGCAGCGATCCTTACCGTGATGAATGAGCAAAAGATGCAGCAGTATCTGTTCTGGACAATCGGCGGACTGGATTATCGCCGCTGGGATCACGTTTTGCTCGGCATCGGGCCGATCGGGTTCGGCGCGTCTGTTATGGTGCTTCTCGCACGGCATCTGAACCTGCTCGCATTCGGCGAGGTGGAGGCACGCGCGGCGGGGATGCCCGTGACGGCGTTTCGGCTGTTCTTTCTCGTGCTTGCCTCGCTCACAACGGCAGCCGGCGTCTGCATCAGCGGAAATATCGGATTCGTCGGGCTGGTCGTGCCGCATATGATGCGTCTCATTGTCGGGCCCGATCATCGGCGGCTCCTTCCGGCGAGTCTTCTCGCGGGGGCAGTGTTTCTTGTACTCTGCGATTCTGTAGGGCGCATCCTGCTCCATGGCATGGAGATTCGTGTCGGCATCATGACCGCATTTATCGGTACGCCGTATTTCCTGTATCTCCTGCGCAGGCACATGAAGACGGGAGGATGA
- a CDS encoding energy transducer TonB, whose product MESEMIKNNGERKAFGLSLLVHFILFLAASALGLFSIAEQSGQRAPIDVVLYDSGGETGSEAGDAAPAPAPAVTIDDIVVEDKTLPQPEERPQQPQRKAQNTARTAPADAETGSGQAANGGGGNPSVGTGSGTGTGDSSGGTGSGTLTAPPKERVEASLRSEAAPDYPQELIDDDIEGVVTIKILVASDGSVEDVSVESSSGYRAMDKAAVAAGWRFQFNPGDNGRRGVWKKTFRFQLN is encoded by the coding sequence ATGGAGAGTGAAATGATTAAGAACAACGGAGAGCGTAAGGCTTTCGGCCTTTCCCTACTGGTACATTTCATCCTCTTTCTGGCCGCATCGGCGTTGGGCCTCTTCTCGATCGCGGAGCAGTCCGGGCAGAGGGCACCGATTGATGTTGTGCTTTACGATTCGGGCGGAGAAACGGGCAGTGAGGCGGGAGATGCTGCACCCGCGCCTGCTCCGGCGGTTACAATAGATGACATCGTCGTGGAGGATAAGACATTGCCGCAGCCTGAGGAAAGGCCGCAGCAGCCGCAGCGTAAGGCGCAGAATACTGCGCGCACAGCTCCTGCAGATGCAGAAACAGGCAGCGGACAAGCAGCGAATGGGGGCGGCGGCAATCCATCTGTCGGCACCGGAAGCGGAACAGGAACGGGAGACAGCAGCGGAGGAACCGGAAGCGGAACGCTGACTGCTCCGCCAAAGGAACGTGTGGAGGCGAGCCTTCGTTCAGAGGCTGCCCCCGACTATCCACAGGAACTGATCGATGATGATATAGAGGGGGTGGTTACAATCAAAATTCTAGTAGCATCCGATGGTTCCGTGGAGGATGTCAGCGTTGAGTCCTCATCAGGCTATCGTGCGATGGACAAGGCGGCAGTTGCTGCAGGCTGGCGGTTTCAGTTCAATCCGGGGGATAATGGACGGAGGGGTGTGTGGAAAAAGACATTTCGCTTTCAGTTGAATTGA